ttaatttaaaaatatatactattatatttaatataatgttttaaaGAGACTATTATTTTTGacatcaaatttttttcttttgtaaactttcctttttaaaaaatcacataatatatgaaatatattttcataaaaatgtcttctttcctttttgtaaatatattttttgtattatatgaatatttccttttttactatatatgttacttggaaaaaataaaattagaatttagttggcatatattattaaatagtagtattttaatttcttaaaggTACCTCTGTaattaactataaaaataatattattatgtttctattattccttttttatttatgtgtgttttaaaaaagaaaaattaaattaaaagttaactcaagttttattatgaaaaaatacgcaattatatatgatattttaattaattaaatttatctatATAATTAATCGTTGTGAAAATTAACGTGACTGCGATAAGTAGGAAATTGAATtctctaataatattatagaaaatgaaACTTTATTTATCATAGTAATCACATTTtgcttttttcaattttaaaatagccagaaaagaaataaaaatgtgaattATGTAACGTCCGAGTGTCAAATCGAGACCAGCTCAAAAGACACGGCTCTCGCGTTATTATTCTCTGGGCTGTAATAAGTAaccaaagagagagaaaaataataatctctTGAACTCTCTGGCGGCTTCAATGGAAGATTACGGCAGTCAACGACCGTACGGAGGGATGCAGATCCAGCCTTACAACGGTAACGGTGATTTCAGGAGCTACAGCGCTTCTTACGGGACGGCGACGGAGAACAACATGTACGATGTGAAGAAGGGAAAATCAATAGGGAGGTCGAAGTCGTTGGGGATAATAACGGACCCGGAGCTGCAGCGGAAGAAAAGAGTGGCGAGTTACAAGATGTATAGTGTTGAAGGCAAAGTCAAAGGCTCTTTTCGAAAAAGCTTCAGATGGCTTAAGCATAAGTACACACAGGTCGTCTATGGCTGGTGGtgaactttctttttttgtttttgttttcttcttctgatagctttgattttattttgatttccTCAAGTAATTAATTATGTCTGTGTTCTCTTATATATCtctactagatcatgacccgtgtttcagttttaatttttatttatttatactaaatattatgtttataatattgatcgttttatattgattaagctagggataaatatttgggtatccactcgaattcggttaaaatttattcgggtttaagattttcgagtttaaagattctaactctattcgggtatttataaactttggttccggtttgatttagatctttgcgggtttgataacccgtttaaattatttttaaattttaaaaatttatatatctttaaatatccttaaatctaaaaaaatataacatgtaaatttgagtaatgtaagctaaagtacctaaatgaaaaattaaaacaaatttaacttaaatatttagatgaagaatatatatatatataatatatatatattttaagtattttggtgttttgattatttttatctactttagatgtttacttttgattattttttatattttaaatcaacttaaaatagttagatattaactcgaaaaatagctaacatattgaagtatataaatatgatttaaatacattcggatatccgaaatatttcgttcggataaggttAGTTATGGTTCtgtagataccaaaatggtaaatccgtttggatattatctagttttggttcaaatt
The sequence above is drawn from the Raphanus sativus cultivar WK10039 chromosome 7, ASM80110v3, whole genome shotgun sequence genome and encodes:
- the LOC108814296 gene encoding uncharacterized protein LOC108814296 — its product is MEDYGSQRPYGGMQIQPYNGNGDFRSYSASYGTATENNMYDVKKGKSIGRSKSLGIITDPELQRKKRVASYKMYSVEGKVKGSFRKSFRWLKHKYTQVVYGWW